ATCGGCTGCAGTTACCGGGGCATCGGCATAGGCGATTGCGTGAGAAGTGGCTTCGATGCTGCCTCGGAAATTGCAAACAGACGTTGAGTGGTTGAGTGGTTGAATAGAAACGAACGATAAAGTGAGATGCAGATTCTGATTAAAGCAGTGTTAAGCGTCGCAATCATCCTTGCTGCCACCGCTGTCGGAAAGAAACTGCCGTCGACCGCGGGCCTCATCGGTGTTATGCCTCTTGCAGGCGCTCTCGTACTCATCTGGATGTATCTGGAAAATGACGGGAACCCGCGCATCATGCAGAGCTTCACCAAAGGGGCGCTTTGGGGGATTCTTCCCAGTATCCTCTTCTATCTGGTCGCGTTCTTTTGTTTCAAGAAAAATCTTTCCCTGTGCGTTGTTCTTGCTGCGAGCTTTGGAGTCTGGCTTTGTGCCGCAATCGTTCACCAATGGATTCTGAAGTGAACCGTAGATCAAGACCGCTTCGCTGGGAAGATGGAAGATGCAAACGTTAACATACCACTTTTCCGTTTATTTTCTGATGCGTCCCAGCGAAGCGGTCGTCCTAGTCGCAGAACGTGCGACGGTCTAAAATGGACGTCAAACGAAGATAGTACATCAGGAGAGTGCAATGAAGACAATACTGTGCTACGGAGATTCGCTCACTTGGGGGTATGATCCGCGAGACGGAACTCGCTACGCTTTTGATCAGCGCTGGCCCGGCGTGTTGCAAAAGGAGCTGGGCAGCGGCTTCCACGTCATCGAAGAAGCGCTGAGCGGCAGGACGACAATGGTCGAAAGTCCGCTCCTACCGGACAGAAACGGCCTCCGGATGCTGGCGCCGTTACTCGAGTCGCATGCCCCTGTGGACCTTTGCATCTTGATGCTCGGCACAAATGATGTGGCCCCCTATTATCGCCTCACCGCCTCCGACATAGCGGGCGGATGCCTGGGGCTCATCTGGATCATAGAAAAGAGTCAGGCAGGACCAAGCGGCAAAGCTCCGGAGATTCTCCTCGTAGCTCCTCCTTTGCTCGGTAAAATGTCCAGGATGATGGATCTCTTTTACAAAGGTGGTGAGAAGACCATGAAGGCTCTCCCACAGGCATATAAGATCATAGCGAATTCATCCGGGTGCCACTTTCTCGACGCCTCGAGGTACGTCAAAGCCAGCACCATCGACGGCGTGCATCTCGATACCAAAGCCCACCGCATGCTGGCCGTGGTAGTAAAGAAGACCGCGCTCTCGATCCTTCGGGAAAAACGCAGTGTCTGATTCTGGATCCTTGTGGTATCGGACCTTCGTCTCTCTGGGCTATCGTGACTATCGCCTCGTCTGGCTCGGTTCGGTTACCGAACACCTGGGGGAATGGATGGAATTGGCTGCCCTCCTGTGGCTGGTCAACGATCTCACGCACTCCCCGTTGATGCTTACTATAGTCGGCTCCTGCCGTTACATCCCCATGATCTTCTTTCCTGTTCTCGGCGGCATGGTAGCCGACAGGATGGACCGCCGCCGTCTGCTCATAGGCGCTTTGCTCTTCGCCGCCTCCCTCTCCGTCGTGCTCGCGATCCTCGTCAAGACGGGTGTCGTGGCAGTCTGGCACATCATAATTCTTTCATTGCTCAGCGGGGTAGCAACGAGTTTCAATCATCCCGCACGACAGTCGATGGTTCCCAACCTTGTCACAAGGGAGCATCTTCTCAACGCTATCTCACTGGACAGCGCGTCGGTTCAAGCATCCCGTTTTATCGCCACGCCTATTGCAGGCTATCTCATAGCCGGCTTTGGCGTGGTGCCTGTTTTCGGTGCACGTGCTGTAGGCACCCTTCTGGCAATTTGCTGGTTGATACTGGTGAAAACAGACCTTCAACCGCCGGTCGCCAGCAGGAGAGGATTTCGCAACGTGATCGACGGCCTGAGATATGTGCGCAGGGATGCGCTCCTCCTGAGTCTGATTCCCCTTTACCTGATTCCCTGGATCACACAGAACACTTCAAACAACTTCCTTCCCATCTTTGCCCGTGACATCCTCAAGATCGGTGCCTCCGGTTATGGATTCCTCCAGGCTGCACCGGGATTGGGCGCGTTGGTAAGCCTCGTCGCTTTGGCGGCAATGCCCTTTCACCGCGTGAACGGTTCGCTTCTACTCGCCACGAATGCTCTGCTGGGTGTTGCGCTCCTTTTCTTTGCCCTCTCCCTGTGGCCGCCTCTGTCTCTCCTGCTTCTGCTCGTGGTCGGGGGCATGATCACTTCCTTCATGACAATAAACACGGCACTCATCCAGAGTCACGTCTCCGATGCCATGCGGGGCCGCGTTATGAGTCTAAGGGAGATAGCGAACGGAATCGGGCCGACGGGAAGCCTGCTCTTCGGGGCTATAGCCGAGCAAAGCAGTGCGCCTTTTGCACTGGAACTTCTGGGAGTCGCCTGCATCGCTGTTTCATGCGTCCTCGCGTTCTTCCTGTCCAAGGTGCGACTCGTTCACGTCTAGTAACGATGCACTTCGACGCTTACCTCACCATACCTTACGTTGACGCTCTGCCGCCCGAGTCTCACCTAGCCTTGCGTCTTGGGCTTGAGCGTTGCGCGCTCTATCCCGGGCAGAGTTGCCGTGAGGCCTGCGCAGAGTATCGGCAGTAAGGCCACAATCCAAATCGCAGTGTGAAGCCCATAGTGATCGGCAACAGACCCCAGCACAGGCATCATGATTCCCCCGAACGAAAACGCAAGGCCGAGAGTCACGCCGGAAGCTAACCCTACCCGATTCGGCAAATAGCCCTGTCCCAATACCACCATCGGTCCCGTCGGCGCAGAGGATGCAAGGCCGATCGGCACCAACAGCATCATTGCCTGAGTCGGGCTTTGAGCAAGGGCTAACAGGGGAAGAAAGATCATTTGACCAATGTAGCCGGTGACAGCGACCGCGCGGTAGCCGAAACGATCGGCCGTCCTTCCCCCCACAAGATTTCCTCCTATGCTTGAAATCATGAGTACGGACAACGCAGTGCTCCCCATCGCTCGCGACTGGTGAAGTACGTCGATCCAAAAAAGAGGGGTGAACGTATTCAGTCCGTAAAAGATTATGGAGCGAAAAAGCAGCGCGACTGAGAGGCAGGCGAAGGGCGCCCACGCATCACGCCCTTCACTCACTGCCTGATGACGCGATCGACCA
Above is a genomic segment from Syntrophorhabdales bacterium containing:
- a CDS encoding DUF3147 family protein; translation: MQILIKAVLSVAIILAATAVGKKLPSTAGLIGVMPLAGALVLIWMYLENDGNPRIMQSFTKGALWGILPSILFYLVAFFCFKKNLSLCVVLAASFGVWLCAAIVHQWILK
- a CDS encoding SGNH/GDSL hydrolase family protein; its protein translation is MKTILCYGDSLTWGYDPRDGTRYAFDQRWPGVLQKELGSGFHVIEEALSGRTTMVESPLLPDRNGLRMLAPLLESHAPVDLCILMLGTNDVAPYYRLTASDIAGGCLGLIWIIEKSQAGPSGKAPEILLVAPPLLGKMSRMMDLFYKGGEKTMKALPQAYKIIANSSGCHFLDASRYVKASTIDGVHLDTKAHRMLAVVVKKTALSILREKRSV
- a CDS encoding MFS transporter, translating into MSDSGSLWYRTFVSLGYRDYRLVWLGSVTEHLGEWMELAALLWLVNDLTHSPLMLTIVGSCRYIPMIFFPVLGGMVADRMDRRRLLIGALLFAASLSVVLAILVKTGVVAVWHIIILSLLSGVATSFNHPARQSMVPNLVTREHLLNAISLDSASVQASRFIATPIAGYLIAGFGVVPVFGARAVGTLLAICWLILVKTDLQPPVASRRGFRNVIDGLRYVRRDALLLSLIPLYLIPWITQNTSNNFLPIFARDILKIGASGYGFLQAAPGLGALVSLVALAAMPFHRVNGSLLLATNALLGVALLFFALSLWPPLSLLLLLVVGGMITSFMTINTALIQSHVSDAMRGRVMSLREIANGIGPTGSLLFGAIAEQSSAPFALELLGVACIAVSCVLAFFLSKVRLVHV
- a CDS encoding MFS transporter encodes the protein MKLRSLGILVFAHAACDLNQGAIPALLPFFIVQHHIGYAAAATIVFATNLVSTASQPIYGYIADRRSLPWLIPVALLCAGIGVSLTGVVPSFEMGVVVVGLSGLGVAAFHPEGARLISYVAGDKKATAMSIFAIGGQLGYAIGPLIATAILLLLGLKGSLLLFVIPATAAGLMVINLPGITAGIGSRGGRSRHQAVSEGRDAWAPFACLSVALLFRSIIFYGLNTFTPLFWIDVLHQSRAMGSTALSVLMISSIGGNLVGGRTADRFGYRAVAVTGYIGQMIFLPLLALAQSPTQAMMLLVPIGLASSAPTGPMVVLGQGYLPNRVGLASGVTLGLAFSFGGIMMPVLGSVADHYGLHTAIWIVALLPILCAGLTATLPGIERATLKPKTQG